A section of the Chryseobacterium scophthalmum genome encodes:
- a CDS encoding KdsC family phosphatase, with product MSYKEKLKDIKAFVFDVDGVFTDGSVYLMPGGNMSRVMNVLDGYAVVKALKNDYLIGVITGGNDEMVRHRINYLGIQDYYAKSHDKMVDYEDFKAKYNLKNEEILTMGDDLPDLHMMQNSAIATCPENAVPEIKGIADYISQIKGGSGAVRDVIEQVMKVQGKWHDDNTQSV from the coding sequence ATGAGTTATAAAGAGAAATTAAAAGATATAAAAGCATTTGTATTTGATGTAGACGGTGTATTTACAGACGGAAGCGTTTATCTGATGCCCGGTGGAAACATGAGTCGTGTAATGAATGTTTTGGATGGATATGCAGTGGTAAAAGCTTTAAAAAATGATTATCTGATTGGTGTTATTACCGGAGGAAATGACGAAATGGTGAGACATAGAATCAACTATTTAGGAATACAGGATTACTATGCAAAATCGCATGATAAAATGGTCGATTATGAAGATTTTAAAGCTAAATACAATCTTAAAAATGAAGAAATCTTAACGATGGGTGATGATCTTCCGGATCTTCATATGATGCAGAATTCGGCAATTGCAACGTGTCCTGAAAATGCTGTTCCCGAGATAAAAGGAATTGCAGACTATATTTCGCAAATAAAAGGTGGAAGTGGAGCAGTACGCGATGTGATTGAGCAGGTGATGAAAGTTCAGGGAAAATGGCATGATGATAATACGCAATCTGTATAA
- a CDS encoding SIMPL domain-containing protein produces the protein MDTKIIRSLIIGAAIVITAFVLGSSFKNRNLKQDTISVTGLGSKDFISDEISWGGSFDANAMDAKEAYNLISQDKEKVKAFFYSKGFKAGEFAFGGVNFSRSYRTVTTKEADGAEKSEDVFDGYKATQTVFFRAKKNPVLMKKIESVIDKTAELINSGVQFEPSSAQYTYSDLSSLKHSLIEQGSKDARERAEKIVKSADGDLGKLKDASMGVFQITAKGSTDEDSYGGNFDTSSKEKSARITVRLTYNLD, from the coding sequence ATGGACACAAAAATTATTCGTTCTCTCATCATCGGAGCAGCAATCGTTATTACAGCTTTCGTCTTAGGTTCAAGTTTTAAAAACAGAAATTTAAAACAAGATACAATATCCGTCACTGGTCTTGGTTCAAAAGATTTTATTTCAGACGAAATAAGTTGGGGTGGAAGTTTTGATGCAAATGCAATGGATGCAAAAGAAGCATACAATCTGATTTCGCAAGACAAAGAAAAAGTAAAGGCATTTTTCTACAGCAAAGGTTTCAAAGCAGGTGAATTTGCTTTTGGCGGAGTCAATTTTTCAAGGTCTTATCGTACGGTTACTACAAAAGAAGCAGATGGAGCAGAAAAATCTGAAGATGTTTTTGACGGATACAAAGCTACCCAAACTGTATTTTTCAGAGCTAAGAAAAATCCGGTCTTGATGAAAAAAATTGAAAGCGTAATTGATAAAACTGCAGAACTCATCAATAGTGGCGTACAGTTTGAACCATCTTCAGCACAATATACTTATTCTGACCTTTCTTCGTTGAAACATAGCTTGATAGAACAAGGCTCCAAAGATGCGAGAGAAAGAGCGGAGAAAATTGTAAAAAGTGCAGATGGAGACCTTGGCAAATTAAAAGACGCTTCGATGGGTGTATTTCAAATTACTGCAAAAGGTTCTACAGATGAAGATAGTTATGGAGGAAATTTTGATACCTCGAGTAAGGAAAAATCAGCGAGAATTACAGTAAGACTTACTTACAATCTCGACTAA
- a CDS encoding Rossmann-like and DUF2520 domain-containing protein: MQTVIIGSGNVAYHLAKAFVQNGISIAQIFGRNEKELNKISEELNTPNSTKYLVDSDLYIICVSDGSIESVSKLITKKDCLVAHTSGSLPKEILVGEYRKSSFYPLQTFSKTKSLDYKKIPFFIETENEEDQKILTDLASKVSDNVMESTHEKRKYIHLTAVFACNFVNHLFARAKEISDAQEIPFDYFLPLINETVQKINEIDPKSAQTGPAVRNDQRILELHEQLLKDESLEIYKTINHSIKKMYQLP, encoded by the coding sequence ATGCAAACAGTCATTATCGGTTCCGGGAATGTTGCCTATCATTTGGCAAAAGCTTTCGTTCAAAATGGTATTTCCATAGCCCAAATCTTTGGAAGAAATGAGAAAGAATTGAATAAAATTTCAGAAGAATTAAACACTCCAAATTCAACTAAATATTTAGTCGATTCGGATCTGTATATTATTTGTGTAAGTGACGGTTCTATAGAATCTGTTTCTAAACTAATTACTAAAAAAGATTGCCTCGTTGCCCATACTTCAGGATCTCTGCCGAAAGAAATTTTGGTTGGAGAGTACAGGAAATCCAGTTTCTACCCTTTACAGACTTTTTCTAAAACTAAAAGTTTAGATTACAAGAAAATTCCTTTTTTTATTGAAACTGAAAATGAAGAAGACCAAAAAATTTTAACCGATTTAGCTTCTAAAGTTTCAGATAATGTAATGGAAAGCACCCATGAAAAGAGAAAATATATTCACCTAACTGCAGTATTTGCCTGCAACTTTGTGAATCATCTTTTTGCAAGAGCCAAGGAAATTTCAGACGCACAGGAAATACCGTTTGATTATTTTTTACCGTTGATTAATGAAACGGTTCAGAAAATTAATGAAATAGATCCTAAATCAGCCCAAACCGGACCTGCCGTAAGAAACGACCAAAGAATTTTGGAATTGCATGAGCAGTTATTAAAAGATGAAAGTCTTGAGATTTATAAAACAATAAATCATTCAATTAAAAAAATGTATCAATTACCATAA
- a CDS encoding RNA polymerase sigma factor, producing MKIKDAEIIALMQNPRTLDKGIRVLMDAYQSRLYWHIRRIIVDGDLAQDTLQETFIKAYQNFHQFKNDSQLYTWLYRIATNEALQQINKLKKMQKTDEDPEYYMQNLVADNTHSDAEEIQVFLQRAIQSLPEKQKLVFMMRYYDDLPYEEISKIVDMSVGTLKTNYHYAKQKIEEYIKENYER from the coding sequence ATGAAGATTAAAGACGCAGAAATTATTGCGCTGATGCAAAACCCACGAACACTTGATAAAGGTATTCGGGTGTTGATGGATGCTTATCAGAGTAGATTATATTGGCATATCAGACGCATTATTGTAGATGGAGACCTTGCTCAGGACACTTTGCAGGAAACATTTATAAAAGCTTACCAAAATTTTCATCAGTTTAAAAATGACAGTCAGTTGTATACTTGGCTGTACAGAATTGCAACCAATGAAGCTTTGCAGCAGATTAATAAACTGAAAAAAATGCAGAAAACCGATGAAGATCCGGAATATTACATGCAGAATCTGGTTGCCGATAACACACACAGTGATGCTGAAGAAATACAAGTTTTTTTGCAAAGAGCCATACAAAGTCTGCCCGAAAAGCAGAAACTGGTATTTATGATGCGGTATTATGATGATTTACCTTACGAAGAGATATCAAAAATAGTTGATATGTCGGTAGGAACTTTAAAAACAAATTATCATTACGCCAAACAAAAAATAGAAGAATATATCAAAGAGAATTACGAGAGATAA
- a CDS encoding GH92 family glycosyl hydrolase, translated as MKKVLILLFIISFAQFQSQWIENAPENPEEFVNPLIGSLSKPSLSNGNTYPAVAVPHGMNLWTPQTGKNGNGWQYTYDADKIRGIKQTHQPSPWMNDYGMFSIMPITGKMRFNEEERASWFSHKSETSKPYYYSVYLADHNVTAELTPTERAAQMRLTYPSSENSWFVVDAFDKGSSITIIPSQNKITGYSTKYSRGKLVGFKNYFVIYADKPFTKYSAWKDKDFVKDALEITGDHCGAVVGFETKKGEKVNLRIASSFISLEQAELNLQRELSKDSFDQTLNKAKLAWNEKLKKVEVAGGTIDQMRTFYSCLYRMLCFPHKMYEINKAGEVVHYSPYSGKTEAGYRFAGTGFWDTFRALYPFLNLVYPSINVEMQKGLINDYKEGGWLPEWSSPSYSDIMIGNNSASVVADAYIKGLRGYDIETLYQALLHGANNEGPQATGRLGIEYYKKLGYVPYDVKINENAARTLEYAYDDFAIAQLGKALGKPESEWGEYYRRSQNFQKVIDPETKLARGKNQDGSFQAPFNPFKWGDAFTEGNSWHYTWSVFQDIDGLAKLMGGRKEFSKKLDQIFELPPIYDNSYYGSTIHEIQEMVNANMGQYAHGNQPAQHIIYLYNYSGEPWKTQYWVRETMNRLYQPTPDGYCGDEDNGQTSAWYIFSALGFYPVTPATDQYVLGAPLFKKATIHLENGKTIEIKADNNSDESRYVNSLKFNGKKYSKNWLSHTELTKGATLKFDMISQPNKDRGTHEKDFPYSYSTDKK; from the coding sequence ATGAAAAAAGTTCTTATACTACTTTTCATTATTTCTTTTGCCCAATTTCAATCGCAGTGGATTGAAAATGCACCTGAAAATCCGGAAGAATTTGTCAATCCTTTAATTGGCTCCCTTTCAAAACCTTCTCTTTCCAACGGAAATACTTATCCAGCTGTTGCAGTTCCTCACGGAATGAATCTTTGGACTCCACAAACCGGAAAAAACGGAAATGGATGGCAATATACTTACGATGCCGATAAAATCCGTGGAATTAAGCAAACGCATCAACCTTCACCGTGGATGAACGATTACGGAATGTTTTCAATCATGCCGATAACAGGGAAAATGCGATTTAATGAGGAAGAAAGAGCAAGTTGGTTTTCTCATAAATCGGAAACTTCAAAACCTTATTATTACAGCGTTTATTTAGCTGATCATAATGTAACAGCAGAACTTACTCCGACAGAACGTGCTGCACAAATGCGTTTAACTTATCCCAGTTCTGAAAATTCCTGGTTTGTGGTAGATGCTTTTGATAAAGGTTCTAGTATAACAATCATTCCTTCTCAAAATAAAATTACAGGCTATTCAACAAAATATTCCCGTGGAAAATTGGTTGGCTTTAAAAATTATTTTGTGATTTATGCTGACAAACCTTTTACGAAGTATTCAGCTTGGAAGGATAAAGATTTTGTAAAAGATGCATTGGAAATTACAGGAGATCATTGCGGTGCCGTAGTTGGTTTTGAAACTAAAAAAGGTGAAAAAGTCAATTTAAGGATTGCTTCTTCTTTTATCAGTTTAGAACAGGCAGAATTAAATTTACAAAGAGAACTCAGCAAAGATTCATTCGATCAAACTTTAAATAAAGCAAAATTAGCTTGGAATGAAAAGCTTAAAAAAGTTGAAGTTGCAGGCGGAACTATCGACCAAATGCGGACTTTCTATTCTTGTCTATATAGAATGCTTTGCTTTCCGCATAAAATGTATGAAATCAATAAAGCTGGAGAAGTTGTTCATTATAGCCCATATTCAGGAAAAACCGAAGCAGGATATCGCTTTGCAGGAACTGGTTTTTGGGACACTTTCAGGGCGCTCTACCCTTTCTTGAATTTAGTTTATCCAAGTATCAATGTTGAAATGCAAAAGGGATTAATTAATGATTATAAAGAAGGCGGTTGGTTACCGGAATGGTCGAGTCCATCCTATTCTGATATTATGATTGGAAATAATTCTGCTTCAGTGGTTGCAGATGCATATATAAAAGGTTTGCGAGGTTACGATATTGAAACATTATATCAGGCTTTGCTTCACGGTGCTAATAATGAAGGTCCGCAAGCAACAGGAAGATTAGGAATTGAATATTATAAAAAATTAGGTTATGTTCCTTATGATGTTAAAATCAATGAAAATGCTGCTCGAACTTTAGAATATGCTTATGACGATTTTGCGATTGCACAGCTTGGAAAAGCTTTAGGAAAACCAGAATCTGAATGGGGAGAATATTACAGACGCTCCCAGAATTTCCAAAAAGTGATTGATCCTGAAACAAAATTAGCTCGCGGAAAAAATCAGGATGGAAGTTTTCAGGCTCCTTTTAATCCTTTTAAATGGGGAGATGCTTTTACAGAAGGAAATTCGTGGCACTACACATGGTCGGTTTTTCAGGATATTGACGGACTGGCAAAATTAATGGGCGGAAGAAAAGAGTTTTCAAAAAAGTTAGATCAGATTTTTGAATTACCTCCAATTTATGATAATTCTTATTACGGCTCAACCATCCATGAAATTCAGGAGATGGTGAATGCCAATATGGGTCAATATGCCCATGGAAATCAACCAGCACAACATATTATTTATCTTTATAATTATTCCGGAGAACCCTGGAAAACGCAATATTGGGTTCGCGAAACGATGAATCGATTGTATCAGCCAACTCCGGATGGATATTGTGGTGATGAAGATAACGGCCAAACTTCTGCATGGTATATTTTCTCTGCGCTTGGTTTTTATCCCGTAACTCCTGCAACGGATCAATATGTTTTAGGGGCACCTTTGTTTAAAAAAGCAACTATTCATTTAGAAAACGGAAAAACTATTGAAATTAAAGCTGATAATAATAGTGACGAAAGTCGGTATGTTAACTCATTAAAATTCAATGGAAAAAAATATTCTAAAAACTGGTTAAGCCATACAGAATTAACGAAAGGGGCAACGTTGAAATTTGATATGATTTCTCAGCCAAATAAAGATCGGGGAACTCATGAAAAAGATTTTCCTTATTCGTATTCTACTGATAAAAAATAA
- the lepA gene encoding translation elongation factor 4, which produces MKNIRNFCIIAHIDHGKSTLADRLLEYTNTVTQRELQSQTLDDMDLEKERGITIKSHAIQMDYELNGEKYTLNLIDTPGHVDFSYEVSRSIAACEGALLIVDAAQSIQAQTISNLYLALENDLEIIPILNKIDLPSANPEEVTDEIMGLLGCKYEDVLRVSGKTGEGVHELLEEIVKRVPPPVGDPKAPLQALIFDSVYNPFRGIEAYFKIVNGSISKNEKIKFFATGKEYGADEVGTLKLKQVPKKTIECGDVGYLISGIKDAREVKVGDTITSFVNPADGPIDGFEEVKPMVFAGIYPIESEDFEELRFSLEKLRLNDASLVFEPESSAALGFGFRCGFLGMLHMEIVQERLEREFNMNVITTVPNVSYHGYSKKDPETAILINNPSEMIDPNLLDRVEEPYIKASIITKSDFVGAVMTLCIEKRGEIVNQSYLTADRVELTFNMPLAEVVFDFYDRLKSISKGYASFDYSPIGMRASKLVKMDILINGDMVDALSSLIHDSNAYYIGKRMCEKLRELIPRQQFDIAVQAALGAKVIARETIKALRKDVTAKCYGGDISRKRKLLEKQKEGKKKMKQIGRVEVPQSAFMAVLKLND; this is translated from the coding sequence ATGAAAAACATACGAAATTTTTGCATAATCGCCCATATTGACCACGGTAAAAGTACTTTGGCAGACCGTCTTTTGGAGTACACCAATACGGTGACCCAACGAGAATTACAATCTCAGACGCTTGATGATATGGATTTGGAAAAAGAACGTGGGATTACGATTAAATCTCATGCCATCCAGATGGATTATGAGCTTAATGGCGAAAAATATACTTTAAACCTTATTGATACACCGGGACACGTAGATTTTTCTTACGAAGTTTCCCGTTCAATTGCAGCTTGTGAAGGCGCACTTTTAATTGTAGATGCTGCGCAAAGTATTCAGGCACAAACAATTTCAAATTTATATCTGGCTTTAGAAAATGACTTGGAAATTATTCCGATTCTTAATAAAATAGATCTTCCATCTGCAAATCCTGAAGAAGTTACCGACGAAATTATGGGACTTTTAGGGTGCAAATATGAAGATGTTCTTAGAGTTTCCGGTAAAACAGGGGAGGGAGTTCACGAATTATTGGAGGAGATTGTAAAAAGAGTTCCGCCTCCGGTTGGAGATCCTAAAGCTCCGCTTCAAGCTTTGATTTTTGATTCTGTTTATAACCCTTTCAGAGGAATTGAAGCGTATTTTAAGATCGTAAATGGAAGTATTTCTAAAAACGAAAAAATTAAATTTTTCGCAACAGGAAAAGAATACGGAGCTGATGAAGTAGGAACTTTAAAATTAAAACAGGTTCCAAAGAAAACGATAGAATGTGGTGATGTAGGTTACCTTATTTCAGGGATTAAAGATGCCCGTGAAGTAAAAGTAGGAGACACGATTACCTCTTTTGTAAATCCTGCAGATGGACCAATTGATGGTTTTGAAGAAGTAAAACCAATGGTTTTTGCCGGAATTTACCCTATCGAATCTGAAGATTTTGAAGAATTGAGATTCTCATTAGAAAAATTAAGATTAAATGATGCTTCTTTGGTTTTCGAGCCGGAAAGTTCTGCAGCTCTTGGTTTTGGTTTCCGTTGCGGATTCTTAGGAATGCTTCACATGGAAATCGTTCAGGAACGTTTGGAGAGAGAATTTAATATGAACGTAATTACTACGGTTCCCAACGTTTCGTATCACGGATATTCTAAAAAAGATCCTGAAACCGCAATTTTAATCAACAACCCGTCTGAAATGATTGATCCCAATCTTTTAGATAGAGTAGAAGAGCCTTATATCAAAGCTTCTATCATTACAAAATCTGATTTCGTTGGAGCTGTAATGACACTTTGTATTGAGAAAAGAGGTGAAATTGTTAACCAAAGTTATCTGACTGCAGATAGAGTAGAATTGACTTTCAATATGCCATTGGCGGAAGTTGTTTTCGATTTCTATGACAGATTAAAATCAATTTCTAAAGGATATGCTTCATTCGATTACTCACCAATCGGAATGCGTGCTTCTAAATTGGTGAAAATGGACATCCTGATTAACGGAGATATGGTAGATGCTTTATCTTCATTAATTCATGATTCTAATGCATATTACATTGGTAAAAGAATGTGTGAAAAACTTCGTGAACTGATCCCGAGACAACAGTTTGATATCGCTGTTCAGGCTGCTTTAGGAGCGAAAGTTATTGCGAGAGAAACCATTAAAGCTTTAAGGAAAGATGTTACCGCAAAATGTTATGGTGGAGATATTTCAAGAAAGAGAAAGCTTCTTGAAAAGCAGAAAGAAGGTAAGAAAAAGATGAAGCAAATTGGTAGAGTAGAAGTTCCGCAATCAGCATTTATGGCTGTTTTGAAACTGAATGACTAG
- a CDS encoding DUF1579 domain-containing protein encodes MKNLFFAACTALLFIACDKAKIDVKTSTATDSIANEEWKPVDSATANKAWMEFATPGDMQKMLAKSDGVWSGENTMWMEDGGKPMTSTSTTTNKMIFDGRYQSSEHKGNFMGMPFEGMSITGYDNAKKKFVSTWIDNMGTGLMTMEGDWDESKKSIEFKGKMTDPTRPGKDCNMREVYTFVDDTHQTLEMYGPDSKTGKEYKTMEIKYTKK; translated from the coding sequence ATGAAAAATTTATTCTTTGCAGCCTGCACTGCTCTTCTATTTATCGCTTGTGATAAAGCAAAAATTGACGTGAAAACTTCAACCGCAACAGATTCAATCGCCAACGAAGAATGGAAACCGGTAGATTCTGCAACCGCAAACAAGGCATGGATGGAATTTGCTACACCCGGAGATATGCAGAAAATGCTGGCAAAATCTGACGGAGTTTGGTCCGGAGAAAATACGATGTGGATGGAAGACGGTGGAAAACCTATGACAAGTACATCGACAACGACTAATAAAATGATCTTTGATGGACGATATCAATCTAGCGAACATAAAGGAAATTTTATGGGAATGCCTTTTGAAGGAATGAGTATTACAGGTTATGACAATGCTAAAAAGAAATTTGTAAGCACCTGGATTGACAATATGGGAACCGGATTGATGACCATGGAAGGAGATTGGGATGAATCCAAAAAATCAATTGAATTTAAAGGAAAAATGACAGATCCTACAAGACCTGGAAAAGATTGTAATATGAGAGAAGTTTATACTTTTGTAGATGATACTCATCAAACATTAGAAATGTACGGCCCTGATTCTAAAACAGGGAAAGAGTATAAAACAATGGAAATAAAATATACGAAAAAATAA
- a CDS encoding NUDIX hydrolase, with translation MDSPKKLQDIKVAVDAVIFGYFDKKDLQILLIKRNIEPFKGGWALPGGLVLDDENLDDAVKRELKEEAGIKPDFLEQLYTFGNVGRDPRNRVVSVAYLGLVNPSYHELFADSDAEDAQWFSVNQLPKLAFDHQTIIDIALKRLRTKIQYQPIGFNLLNDEFVFSELENLYKTIIGQEIDRRNFRKKIMSYGLLNETNNLKKEGSGRPGKLFTFNQEKYKELEEQGFYFEIK, from the coding sequence ATGGATTCTCCTAAAAAATTACAGGATATAAAAGTTGCTGTAGACGCAGTTATTTTCGGATATTTTGATAAAAAAGATCTTCAGATTCTTTTAATTAAAAGAAATATTGAACCATTCAAAGGAGGTTGGGCACTTCCGGGAGGCTTAGTTTTAGATGATGAAAATCTCGATGATGCCGTAAAAAGAGAGTTAAAGGAAGAAGCGGGTATAAAACCCGATTTTTTGGAACAACTTTATACTTTTGGTAACGTAGGTCGTGATCCTAGAAATAGAGTCGTTTCAGTGGCTTATTTAGGCCTGGTTAATCCTTCTTATCATGAATTGTTTGCTGATTCTGATGCTGAAGATGCGCAATGGTTTAGTGTGAATCAACTTCCGAAATTGGCTTTTGATCATCAAACGATTATTGATATTGCGTTAAAAAGACTACGTACAAAAATTCAATATCAACCGATTGGCTTTAATCTCTTGAATGATGAATTTGTGTTTTCTGAACTTGAAAATCTCTATAAAACCATCATCGGACAGGAAATTGACCGTCGAAATTTCAGAAAAAAAATAATGAGTTACGGACTTTTAAATGAAACCAATAACTTAAAAAAAGAAGGCAGCGGCAGACCCGGAAAATTATTTACTTTCAATCAAGAGAAATATAAAGAGCTTGAAGAGCAGGGATTTTATTTCGAGATCAAATAA
- a CDS encoding NADAR family protein, translating into MKYTLENIIKKFQNKEKLDFLFFWGHTVKEEITKACFSQWFPYEFEENRMSYKTAEHYMMAGKAKLFNDLETLEQILRAETPNQAKSLGRKVKNFDPQLWDEQKYEIVKQGNLLKFSQNEKFKEFLLSTNDKILVEASPYDTIWGIGMLETDPKAENPQQWNGENLLGFALMEVRDELRG; encoded by the coding sequence ATGAAATACACCTTAGAAAATATCATTAAGAAATTTCAGAATAAAGAAAAATTAGATTTTCTATTCTTTTGGGGACATACTGTGAAAGAAGAAATTACAAAAGCATGTTTCAGTCAGTGGTTTCCTTATGAATTTGAAGAAAATAGAATGAGTTATAAAACTGCTGAACATTATATGATGGCTGGAAAAGCTAAATTATTTAATGATCTTGAAACTTTAGAACAAATTTTAAGAGCAGAAACTCCAAATCAGGCAAAAAGTTTAGGAAGAAAAGTCAAAAATTTTGATCCTCAACTTTGGGATGAACAGAAATATGAAATCGTAAAACAGGGAAATCTGTTGAAGTTTTCACAAAACGAAAAATTTAAGGAATTTTTGCTTTCAACAAACGATAAAATTTTAGTAGAAGCGAGTCCTTACGATACGATTTGGGGAATCGGAATGCTGGAAACGGATCCAAAAGCGGAAAATCCACAACAATGGAATGGTGAAAATTTATTAGGATTTGCTTTAATGGAAGTTAGAGACGAATTAAGAGGATAA
- a CDS encoding 2OG-Fe(II) oxygenase, producing MKKTELHPQIFIIENFLTDEECDHYIELTKDKVFEEAKINMGGRQMMSKGVRNNDRLMIFDNDLAEHLFQKAVKFLPQTHEDYSVLDFNEMFRIYKYSSGQRFKMHRDGSYIRNENEKSFYTFLIYLNDDFEGGETEFENLFTVAPKKGSALVFYHPLRHEGKTLISGLKYVLRTDIMYSKK from the coding sequence ATGAAAAAGACAGAATTACACCCGCAAATTTTCATAATTGAGAATTTTCTGACTGATGAAGAATGTGATCATTATATTGAATTGACCAAAGATAAAGTCTTTGAAGAAGCGAAAATTAATATGGGAGGTCGACAAATGATGAGCAAAGGAGTTAGAAATAATGACCGACTGATGATTTTTGATAATGATTTGGCTGAACATCTTTTTCAAAAAGCAGTTAAATTTCTTCCTCAGACTCATGAAGATTACAGTGTTTTGGATTTTAATGAAATGTTCAGAATTTATAAATATTCTTCAGGACAGAGATTCAAAATGCATAGAGACGGAAGTTACATCAGAAATGAAAATGAGAAAAGTTTTTACACTTTTTTGATTTATCTGAATGACGATTTTGAAGGTGGAGAAACAGAATTCGAAAATTTATTTACTGTTGCTCCGAAGAAAGGTTCTGCATTGGTTTTTTACCATCCTTTGAGACATGAAGGAAAAACTTTAATCAGTGGTTTAAAGTACGTTTTGAGAACAGATATAATGTACTCTAAAAAATAA
- a CDS encoding adenylosuccinate synthetase codes for MKTAQIIIGLGFGDEGKGITTDFLAQQHPESVVIRFSGGQQAAHTVMIDDKKHIHSSFASGALRGLPSYFTEQCTIHPTFLFNEREELIQKKGNVELHIHPLAKVTTPFDVLYNRKNIKNLEHGTCGKGVGATMKRNESPFKLFAVDLIAPRTMLVEKLKGIANYYGFEEGEEIENALQDFLEAIDKIHWKIEGYEYLKTFSNLIFEGSQGILLDMDHGVFPNVTFANTTSKNAYEICQLLKIEDIEMFYVTRSYSTRHGSGWMSNEESLNLKNNEEETCTFNEYQKDLRFGDLDYNLLNYALKLDEAYVVTQKKNLVVTCLDQLDETFKIENLKVKFDQVFGSYSPYSNDFKRID; via the coding sequence ATGAAAACAGCACAAATAATTATAGGCTTAGGATTTGGGGACGAAGGCAAAGGCATCACAACCGATTTTCTGGCTCAGCAACATCCTGAGTCTGTAGTTATTCGGTTTTCAGGAGGTCAACAGGCGGCGCATACGGTGATGATTGATGATAAAAAACACATTCATTCCAGCTTTGCAAGTGGTGCGCTGCGTGGTTTGCCTTCGTATTTTACGGAACAATGCACGATTCACCCGACGTTTCTATTCAATGAAAGAGAAGAATTAATACAAAAAAAAGGAAATGTTGAGTTGCATATTCATCCTTTAGCTAAAGTAACAACACCTTTTGATGTTTTATATAACAGAAAGAATATCAAAAACTTAGAACACGGAACTTGTGGAAAAGGAGTGGGTGCAACGATGAAAAGAAATGAAAGTCCGTTTAAATTATTTGCCGTCGATTTAATCGCTCCAAGAACAATGTTGGTTGAAAAATTAAAAGGAATCGCCAATTATTATGGTTTTGAAGAAGGAGAAGAAATTGAAAACGCGTTGCAGGATTTTTTGGAAGCTATTGATAAAATACATTGGAAAATAGAAGGTTATGAGTATTTAAAAACATTTAGCAATCTTATTTTTGAAGGAAGTCAGGGAATTTTATTGGATATGGATCACGGTGTTTTTCCGAATGTAACTTTTGCAAATACAACTTCTAAAAATGCGTATGAAATCTGTCAATTATTAAAAATTGAGGATATCGAAATGTTTTATGTGACAAGAAGTTATTCAACACGACACGGAAGCGGATGGATGAGCAATGAAGAATCGTTAAACCTGAAAAATAATGAAGAAGAAACCTGTACTTTTAATGAATATCAAAAGGATTTGCGTTTCGGTGATCTGGATTATAATTTGCTGAATTATGCTTTAAAATTGGATGAAGCTTACGTTGTTACGCAAAAGAAAAATCTGGTGGTAACATGTCTTGATCAGTTGGATGAAACATTTAAAATAGAAAATCTTAAGGTTAAATTTGATCAGGTTTTTGGATCTTATTCGCCTTATTCAAATGATTTTAAAAGAATTGATTAA
- a CDS encoding ADP-ribosylation/crystallin J1 — protein MKTITLYRPVGEKEMILIIESNYKKFPPRLEWQPIFYPVLNVDYASEIAEKWNTRDEAGNYLGFVTQFEVLEEEINKYPAQNVGARNHNELWVPSEEMDTFNEAIVGNIKVTKVFMGKDFKEPANADVENLLLNIKKTNDDQ, from the coding sequence ATGAAAACTATAACATTATACAGACCCGTCGGAGAAAAAGAAATGATTTTAATTATTGAAAGCAATTACAAAAAATTTCCTCCAAGACTGGAATGGCAACCGATTTTCTATCCTGTTTTAAATGTGGATTATGCTTCCGAAATTGCAGAAAAATGGAACACGAGAGATGAAGCAGGAAATTATCTTGGATTTGTAACGCAATTTGAAGTATTGGAAGAGGAGATTAATAAATATCCTGCCCAAAATGTGGGAGCCAGAAATCATAATGAACTGTGGGTTCCTTCGGAAGAAATGGATACTTTTAATGAGGCAATTGTAGGAAATATTAAAGTGACAAAAGTATTTATGGGGAAAGATTTTAAAGAACCTGCAAATGCTGATGTAGAAAATTTATTATTAAACATAAAAAAAACTAACGATGACCAATAA